TGGATTTCAGGCTTTTAATATAAAGAAATAAAATGTAAAAAGTGTGGAGAGCTGAAAAACACCTAAAATGTTTTCAGCTCTTCACACTCTTTTTTTACTTAATCTACCAGTTTATTTAGTTCTTTTACATGCTCTGTTTCATTAGATGTTTTATGTTTTGCCTTAGAGGCGTAAAGATTTACAGCTGCCTGGGACTTCTTTATCGGCTGCATAGTACCTGCGCCGGCTACACATCCGCCGGGACAGGCCATACCTTCCAGCAGATAGCCATTGTATTTTCCCGCTTTAGCCATTGTTAAAAGCTTGCGGCATTCTTTCAGACCTTCTGCGTTGGCCACCTTAATCTCTCTGTCAGGGAAACGCTTGTTAATTACATCTGTCACAGCCTTTGCAACTCCGCCGGCCACTGCAAAATTTCGTCCGTCTGTAGAAGCGTCGTTGACGCCGTCCGGGTCCTCTTCAATATTTTCTATATCAATATGCTTGGCGTCAAAAATACCTGCCATTTCCTCAAAGGTAAGAACAAAATCTACTTCGCTTCTAATAGAAGTTCTCATAGCCTCCAGCTTTTTAGCTGCACACGGTCCTATAAACACAACCTTTGCCGTTTCATGGTAACATTTAATCAATCTTGCAGTTAGGGTCATAGGGGTTAATGCCATGGAAATACATTCTTTAAAGTCCGGGAACAGCTTTTTAGCCATTACTGACCAGGCGGGACAACATGATGTAGCCATAAATGGAATTTTTTCAGGAACCTCCTGAACAAAATCAATGGCCTCCTGAGTAGCGCACAGGTCGGCTCCTACTGCCACCTCGAAAACATCGGCAAATCCAAGGGCTTTCATAGCTGCTCTCAGTTTTCCCGGAGTTACCTTTGGTCCAAACTGTCCTACAAAGGCCGGAGCCACGGCAGCGTATACCTTTTCCCCGGACTGGATAGAGCGGATTACCTGGAATATTTGAGACTTATCAGA
The window above is part of the Lachnoclostridium edouardi genome. Proteins encoded here:
- a CDS encoding 4Fe-4S dicluster domain-containing protein; amino-acid sequence: MRGVETRIQEIRHRIFCEVARMAYHTEWPVDKRIEELPYKIIPGEIGNFRNDVFLERAIVGERLRLAMGLPCRTAAEHAPLSDNIESADKPETYYTPPLINLIKFACNGCHEKRVFVTDGCQGCLAHPCVEVCPKNAVTLDRTSGRSYIDPEKCIKCGKCAEVCSYNAIIIQERPCAAACGMDAIRSDENGLADIDYDKCVSCGQCLVNCPFGAISDKSQIFQVIRSIQSGEKVYAAVAPAFVGQFGPKVTPGKLRAAMKALGFADVFEVAVGADLCATQEAIDFVQEVPEKIPFMATSCCPAWSVMAKKLFPDFKECISMALTPMTLTARLIKCYHETAKVVFIGPCAAKKLEAMRTSIRSEVDFVLTFEEMAGIFDAKHIDIENIEEDPDGVNDASTDGRNFAVAGGVAKAVTDVINKRFPDREIKVANAEGLKECRKLLTMAKAGKYNGYLLEGMACPGGCVAGAGTMQPIKKSQAAVNLYASKAKHKTSNETEHVKELNKLVD